One Mugil cephalus isolate CIBA_MC_2020 chromosome 10, CIBA_Mcephalus_1.1, whole genome shotgun sequence genomic window carries:
- the LOC125014609 gene encoding neuronal cell adhesion molecule-like isoform X3, protein MMERRRMEAALLVLFLGHLTTALEVPLDLPQPPTITHQSPKDYIIDPRENIIIHCEAKGKPHPSFSWTRDGTHFDIDEDPNVSMRLHSGTLVVDISREKVDHYEGVYQCTARNKHGTAISNDIVVRQSRSPLWSKEEIKPIVVQEGVSLVLQCRPPAGLPPPIIFWMDNNFQKLPQSKRVSQSLNGDLYFSNVHREDSRNDYICYARFPHTQTIQQKQPITVRVLNMDAINDTVAAFYNDTDLFSEAPTEERKPTFLIPSGTSSSKMVLRGRVLEMECIAEGLPTPEISWTKMSGDLPAKRTSFLHYNKTLRILNVSESDAGDYRCTARNHHGRVHHTIHVTVKAAPYWISGAPKNLVLAPGEDGALTCRASGTPKPSITWFMNGIPIENSPVDPSRQVYDDSIIFSNIQSGSSAVYQCNVSNDYGYLLSNAFVNVLSEPPRVLTPANKVYQVIRNHQALMDCSSFGSPIPNVTWFKDTQSSTLDGDPYILHDNGTLEIRIAQHQNTGKYTCVARNSLGISKNHIVLEVKEPTRILKQPEYRRVQRGTSVVFECTVNHDPSLTPTMTWLKDDGELPDDERFTVGSDSLTITDVTESDEGEYKCIMNTTLDHDSASATLTVVAVFHERPEPPTDLELTDQKKRSVQLTWIPGDEHNSPIQKFLIQYEDSLHHQGHWHNLTEVPGTKTTAHLKLSPYAHYTFRVLALNAVGFSRPSLASRMYKTEPAAPDENPTGVHGFGTQHDNLVISWKPLSGLQSNGPGLRYKVMWRQKVVGSSWNDATVANISKFVVSGTPTFSQYELKVQAVNDFGEGPEPAVVHGYSGEDLPIAAPENVQGIALNSSLAEVHWDPVPPHLIRGHLKGYKVYYWRNHNLHKHNPVILSFSGNHTHGMLPGLHPFSHYSFHVRVCNGKGEGPASKDQQFKTPEGVPGLPTSLTVTDTNLDSLTLEWTPPHEHNGHITGYTLKYQPVNNSYELGPAEELALAANETSVTLTNLKYSTRYKFYLNAKTLTGPGPAISQEAVTIMDEALISQADVDAYLGNTQTSHPIAPSPPRRPSHKEPESPFGNVSYSVEEDGALISWEYEGPEKNFYVEYIVENSDGEEEWQKEPVNGSQNVMLKGLKGGLSYKVRLVAKGHRDQPLHCSKELVVKVPAVASRQVDIATQGWFIGLMCAIALLILILLIICFIQRNKGGKYPVKEKEDAHTDPEFQPMKDDDCPFGEYSDNEDHKPLKGSRTPSNGTVKRDDSDDSLVDYGEGGDGQFNEDGSFIGQYSGKSTSRDTAGGHESSEAPSPINAMNSLNSFV, encoded by the exons atgatggagaggaggaggatggaagcGGCGCTGCTCGTGCTGTTCCTGGGACACCTCACCACTGCGCTGGAGGTCCCACTAGACC TGCCGCAGCCGCCGACCATAACTCACCAGTCCCCTAAGGATTATATCATCGACCCACGAGAGAACATTATAATCCACTGTGAAGCGAAGGGGAAGCCACACCCCAG TTTCTCCTGGACGAGAGACGGGACCCACTTTGACATCGACGAGGACCCCAACGTGAGCATGAGGCTCCACTCCGGGACCCTGGTGGTGGATATCAGCCGAGAGAAGGTGGACCATTACGAGGGGGTTTATCAGTGCACAGCCAGGAACAAACATGGAACGGCTATCTCCAACGATATAGTCGTACGACAGTCCA GATCTCCCTTGTGGTCGAAGGAGGAAATCAAGCCAATCGTGGTTCAGGAGGGCGTGTCCTTGGTGCTGCAGTGTCGACCCCCTGctggcctccctcctcccatcATCTTCTGGATGGACAATA ACTTTCAGAAGCTGCCTCAGAGCAAGAGGGTGTCCCAGTCCCTGAACGGTGATCTATACTTCTCTAACGTCCACCGTGAAGACTCCAGGAACGACTACATCTGCTACGCCCGCTTCCCACACACGCAAACCATCCAGCAGAAACAACCCATCACCGTCAGGGTCCTCAACA TGGATGCAATCAATGACACAGTGGCAGCTTTTTACAatgacactgatttatttagtg AAGCCCCAACGGAAGAGAGGAAGCCAACCTTCCTCATTCCATCTGGCACCTCCAGCTCCAAGATGGTGTTGAGAGGACGCGTACTGGAGATGGAGTGCATCGCCGAAGGACT GCCCACCCCTGAAATCTCCTGGACCAAAATGAGCGGGGACCTCCCGGCCAAGCGCACATCCTTCCTGCACTACAACAAGACTCTACGCATCCTGAACGTCTCAGAATCGGACGCGGGAGATTACCGCTGCACGGCCAGGAACCACCACGGCCGAGTGCACCACACCATCCACGTCACGGTCAAAG CCGCCCCTTATTGGATCAGTGGCGCTCCCAAGAATCTTGTTCTGGCTCCAGGAGAGGACGGTGCGCTGACCTGCAGGGCCAGTGGTACACCCAAACCCTCCATCACCTGGTTTATGAATGGCATCCCCATAGAGA ATTCTCCAGTGGATCCAAGCAGACAGGTTTATGACGACTCCATCATCTTCTCCAATATACAGTCCGGCTCCAGCGCCGTGTACCAGTGTAATGTCTCTAATGACTATGGCTACCTCTTGTCCAACGCCTTTGTCAACGTCCTCT CGGAGCCGCCCAGAGTGCTGACGCCAGCCAACAAAGTCTACCAGGTCATCAGAAATCACCAGGCCTTGATGGACTGCTCTTCCTTTGGCTCACCCATCCCGAATGTTACGTG GTTTAAGGACACTCAGTCCAGTACCCTGGATGGAGACCCTTACATCCTGCACGACAACGGGACTTTAGAGATTCGCATTGCTCAACACCAAAATACTGGCAAATACACCTGTGTGGCCAGAAACAGCCTCGGTATTTCTAAGAATCACATCGTTCTCGAGGTCAAAG AGCCCACCCGGATCCTGAAGCAGCCAGAGTACAGGAGGGTCCAGAGGGGCACGTCTGTGGTATTCGAGTGCACGGTGAATCACGACCCCTCGCTCACCCCCACCATGACCTGGCTCAAAGACGACGGGGAGCTGCCAGACGACGAGAG GTTCACTGTGGGCTCCGACAGCCTCACCATCACTGATGTGACTGAGAGTGATGAGGGGGAGTACAAATGCATCATGAACACCACTCTGGACCATGATTCAGCCAGCGCCACCCTCACTGTTGTCG CTGTTTTCCACG AGCGTCCTGAGCCCCCAACTGACCTAGAACTGACAGACCAGAAAAAGAGGAGTGTTCAGCTCACTTGGATCCCTGGAGATGAGCATAACAGCCCTATtcaga aatTTCTGATCCAGTATGAAGACTCGCTGCATCATCAAGGTCACTGGCATAACCTTACAGAGGTGCCTGGAACCAAGACGACAGCTCACCTCAAACTGTCGCCCTACGCTCACTACACCTTCAGAGTCCTGGCTCTTAACGCTGTGGGGTTCAGTCGCCCCAGCTTAGCCTCCAGGATGTACAAGACAGAGCCTGCAG CTCCAGACGAGAACCCGACGGGCGTGCATGGGTTTGGAACACAGCACGACAATCTCGTGATCTCCTGGAAG CCTCTGTCTGGCCTCCAGTCCAACGGTCCGGGGCTGCGCTATAAAGTGATGTGGAGGCAGAAGGTGGTGGGCAGTAGTTGGAACGACGCAACAGTGGCCAACATCTCCAAGTTTGTTGTGTCTGGAACGCCCACGTTTTCCCAATACGAGCTAAAAGTTCAGGCTGTGAACGACTTTGGAGAGGGACCCGAGCCCGCTGTTGTCCACGGCTACTCGGGGGAGGACC TGCCAATAGCGGCTCCGGAAAACGTGCAGGGCATCGCGTTAAACAGCTCTCTGGCAGAGGTACACTGGGATCCCGTGCCCCCTCATTTAATACGAGGACACCTCAAAGGATATAAG GTGTATTACTGGAGGAACCACAACCTCCACAAGCACAACCCCGTCATCCTGAGCTTCAGCGGGAACCACACCCACGGCATGCTGCCTGGCCTGCACCCCTTCAGTCACTACTCGTTCCACGTCAGGGTCTGTAACGGCAAGGGAGAGGGTCCCGCGAGCAAAGACCAGCAGTTTAAGACGCCCGAGGGAG TCCCGGGGCTTCCTACATCTCTGACGGTCACAGATACTAACCTGGACTCCCTGACCCTTGAGTGGACTCCTCCTCATGAGCACAATGGACACATCACTGGCTACACCCTCAAGTATCAGCCAG TCAATAACTCCTATGAACTGGGCCCAGCGGAGGAGCTGGCCCTGGCTGCCAATGAGACCTCAGTCACTTTGACCAACCTCAAGTACAGCACACGCTAcaagttttatttgaatgcGAAAACACTCACTGGACCAGGCCCAGCCATTTCTCAGGAAGCTGTCACCATCATGGATGAAG CTCTAATATCACAGGCTGACGTAGATGCGTATCTAG GGAACACCCAAACCTCTCATCCCATTGCGCCGTCTCCTCCACGCCGTCCATCCCACAAGG AGCCTGAGAGTCCTTTCGGAAACGTTAGTTACTCGGTCGAAGAAGACGGGGCCCTGATCAGTTGGGAGTACGAGGGCCCGGAGAAAAACTTTTATGTAGAATACATAGTGGAAAACA GTGATGGTGAAGAGGAGTGGCAGAAAGAGCCCGTGAACGGCTCTCAGAACGTTATGCTGAAAGGCTTAAAGGGGGGCCTGTCCTATAAGGTGCGTTTGGTGGCCAAGGGGCACCGCGACCAGCCGCTCCACTGCTCCAAGGAGCTGGTGGTCAAGGTCCCAG CTGTGGCGAGCAGGCAGGTGGACATCGCCACTCAGGGATGGTTCATTGGCCTCATGTGTGCCATTGCTCTGCTCATCCTGATCCTTCTCATTATTTGCTTCATCCAGAGAAATAAAGGAGGGAAATACCCTG TCAAAGAGAAGgaggatgcacacacagacccagAGTTCCAGCCCATGAAAGACGATGACTGTCCTTTTGGGGAATACAG
- the LOC125014609 gene encoding neuronal cell adhesion molecule-like isoform X4: MMERRRMEAALLVLFLGHLTTALEVPLDLPQPPTITHQSPKDYIIDPRENIIIHCEAKGKPHPSFSWTRDGTHFDIDEDPNVSMRLHSGTLVVDISREKVDHYEGVYQCTARNKHGTAISNDIVVRQSRSPLWSKEEIKPIVVQEGVSLVLQCRPPAGLPPPIIFWMDNNFQKLPQSKRVSQSLNGDLYFSNVHREDSRNDYICYARFPHTQTIQQKQPITVRVLNMDAINDTVAAFYNDTDLFSEAPTEERKPTFLIPSGTSSSKMVLRGRVLEMECIAEGLPTPEISWTKMSGDLPAKRTSFLHYNKTLRILNVSESDAGDYRCTARNHHGRVHHTIHVTVKAAPYWISGAPKNLVLAPGEDGALTCRASGTPKPSITWFMNGIPIENSPVDPSRQVYDDSIIFSNIQSGSSAVYQCNVSNDYGYLLSNAFVNVLSEPPRVLTPANKVYQVIRNHQALMDCSSFGSPIPNVTWFKDTQSSTLDGDPYILHDNGTLEIRIAQHQNTGKYTCVARNSLGISKNHIVLEVKEPTRILKQPEYRRVQRGTSVVFECTVNHDPSLTPTMTWLKDDGELPDDERFTVGSDSLTITDVTESDEGEYKCIMNTTLDHDSASATLTVVERPEPPTDLELTDQKKRSVQLTWIPGDEHNSPIQKFLIQYEDSLHHQGHWHNLTEVPGTKTTAHLKLSPYAHYTFRVLALNAVGFSRPSLASRMYKTEPAAPDENPTGVHGFGTQHDNLVISWKPLSGLQSNGPGLRYKVMWRQKVVGSSWNDATVANISKFVVSGTPTFSQYELKVQAVNDFGEGPEPAVVHGYSGEDLPIAAPENVQGIALNSSLAEVHWDPVPPHLIRGHLKGYKVYYWRNHNLHKHNPVILSFSGNHTHGMLPGLHPFSHYSFHVRVCNGKGEGPASKDQQFKTPEGVPGLPTSLTVTDTNLDSLTLEWTPPHEHNGHITGYTLKYQPVNNSYELGPAEELALAANETSVTLTNLKYSTRYKFYLNAKTLTGPGPAISQEAVTIMDEALISQADVDAYLGNTQTSHPIAPSPPRRPSHKEPESPFGNVSYSVEEDGALISWEYEGPEKNFYVEYIVENSDGEEEWQKEPVNGSQNVMLKGLKGGLSYKVRLVAKGHRDQPLHCSKELVVKVPAVASRQVDIATQGWFIGLMCAIALLILILLIICFIQRNKGGKYPVKEKEDAHTDPEFQPMKDDDCPFGEYSDNEDHKPLKGSRTPSNGTVKRDDSDDSLVDYGEGGDGQFNEDGSFIGQYSGKSTSRDTAGGHESSEAPSPINAMNSLNSFV, from the exons atgatggagaggaggaggatggaagcGGCGCTGCTCGTGCTGTTCCTGGGACACCTCACCACTGCGCTGGAGGTCCCACTAGACC TGCCGCAGCCGCCGACCATAACTCACCAGTCCCCTAAGGATTATATCATCGACCCACGAGAGAACATTATAATCCACTGTGAAGCGAAGGGGAAGCCACACCCCAG TTTCTCCTGGACGAGAGACGGGACCCACTTTGACATCGACGAGGACCCCAACGTGAGCATGAGGCTCCACTCCGGGACCCTGGTGGTGGATATCAGCCGAGAGAAGGTGGACCATTACGAGGGGGTTTATCAGTGCACAGCCAGGAACAAACATGGAACGGCTATCTCCAACGATATAGTCGTACGACAGTCCA GATCTCCCTTGTGGTCGAAGGAGGAAATCAAGCCAATCGTGGTTCAGGAGGGCGTGTCCTTGGTGCTGCAGTGTCGACCCCCTGctggcctccctcctcccatcATCTTCTGGATGGACAATA ACTTTCAGAAGCTGCCTCAGAGCAAGAGGGTGTCCCAGTCCCTGAACGGTGATCTATACTTCTCTAACGTCCACCGTGAAGACTCCAGGAACGACTACATCTGCTACGCCCGCTTCCCACACACGCAAACCATCCAGCAGAAACAACCCATCACCGTCAGGGTCCTCAACA TGGATGCAATCAATGACACAGTGGCAGCTTTTTACAatgacactgatttatttagtg AAGCCCCAACGGAAGAGAGGAAGCCAACCTTCCTCATTCCATCTGGCACCTCCAGCTCCAAGATGGTGTTGAGAGGACGCGTACTGGAGATGGAGTGCATCGCCGAAGGACT GCCCACCCCTGAAATCTCCTGGACCAAAATGAGCGGGGACCTCCCGGCCAAGCGCACATCCTTCCTGCACTACAACAAGACTCTACGCATCCTGAACGTCTCAGAATCGGACGCGGGAGATTACCGCTGCACGGCCAGGAACCACCACGGCCGAGTGCACCACACCATCCACGTCACGGTCAAAG CCGCCCCTTATTGGATCAGTGGCGCTCCCAAGAATCTTGTTCTGGCTCCAGGAGAGGACGGTGCGCTGACCTGCAGGGCCAGTGGTACACCCAAACCCTCCATCACCTGGTTTATGAATGGCATCCCCATAGAGA ATTCTCCAGTGGATCCAAGCAGACAGGTTTATGACGACTCCATCATCTTCTCCAATATACAGTCCGGCTCCAGCGCCGTGTACCAGTGTAATGTCTCTAATGACTATGGCTACCTCTTGTCCAACGCCTTTGTCAACGTCCTCT CGGAGCCGCCCAGAGTGCTGACGCCAGCCAACAAAGTCTACCAGGTCATCAGAAATCACCAGGCCTTGATGGACTGCTCTTCCTTTGGCTCACCCATCCCGAATGTTACGTG GTTTAAGGACACTCAGTCCAGTACCCTGGATGGAGACCCTTACATCCTGCACGACAACGGGACTTTAGAGATTCGCATTGCTCAACACCAAAATACTGGCAAATACACCTGTGTGGCCAGAAACAGCCTCGGTATTTCTAAGAATCACATCGTTCTCGAGGTCAAAG AGCCCACCCGGATCCTGAAGCAGCCAGAGTACAGGAGGGTCCAGAGGGGCACGTCTGTGGTATTCGAGTGCACGGTGAATCACGACCCCTCGCTCACCCCCACCATGACCTGGCTCAAAGACGACGGGGAGCTGCCAGACGACGAGAG GTTCACTGTGGGCTCCGACAGCCTCACCATCACTGATGTGACTGAGAGTGATGAGGGGGAGTACAAATGCATCATGAACACCACTCTGGACCATGATTCAGCCAGCGCCACCCTCACTGTTGTCG AGCGTCCTGAGCCCCCAACTGACCTAGAACTGACAGACCAGAAAAAGAGGAGTGTTCAGCTCACTTGGATCCCTGGAGATGAGCATAACAGCCCTATtcaga aatTTCTGATCCAGTATGAAGACTCGCTGCATCATCAAGGTCACTGGCATAACCTTACAGAGGTGCCTGGAACCAAGACGACAGCTCACCTCAAACTGTCGCCCTACGCTCACTACACCTTCAGAGTCCTGGCTCTTAACGCTGTGGGGTTCAGTCGCCCCAGCTTAGCCTCCAGGATGTACAAGACAGAGCCTGCAG CTCCAGACGAGAACCCGACGGGCGTGCATGGGTTTGGAACACAGCACGACAATCTCGTGATCTCCTGGAAG CCTCTGTCTGGCCTCCAGTCCAACGGTCCGGGGCTGCGCTATAAAGTGATGTGGAGGCAGAAGGTGGTGGGCAGTAGTTGGAACGACGCAACAGTGGCCAACATCTCCAAGTTTGTTGTGTCTGGAACGCCCACGTTTTCCCAATACGAGCTAAAAGTTCAGGCTGTGAACGACTTTGGAGAGGGACCCGAGCCCGCTGTTGTCCACGGCTACTCGGGGGAGGACC TGCCAATAGCGGCTCCGGAAAACGTGCAGGGCATCGCGTTAAACAGCTCTCTGGCAGAGGTACACTGGGATCCCGTGCCCCCTCATTTAATACGAGGACACCTCAAAGGATATAAG GTGTATTACTGGAGGAACCACAACCTCCACAAGCACAACCCCGTCATCCTGAGCTTCAGCGGGAACCACACCCACGGCATGCTGCCTGGCCTGCACCCCTTCAGTCACTACTCGTTCCACGTCAGGGTCTGTAACGGCAAGGGAGAGGGTCCCGCGAGCAAAGACCAGCAGTTTAAGACGCCCGAGGGAG TCCCGGGGCTTCCTACATCTCTGACGGTCACAGATACTAACCTGGACTCCCTGACCCTTGAGTGGACTCCTCCTCATGAGCACAATGGACACATCACTGGCTACACCCTCAAGTATCAGCCAG TCAATAACTCCTATGAACTGGGCCCAGCGGAGGAGCTGGCCCTGGCTGCCAATGAGACCTCAGTCACTTTGACCAACCTCAAGTACAGCACACGCTAcaagttttatttgaatgcGAAAACACTCACTGGACCAGGCCCAGCCATTTCTCAGGAAGCTGTCACCATCATGGATGAAG CTCTAATATCACAGGCTGACGTAGATGCGTATCTAG GGAACACCCAAACCTCTCATCCCATTGCGCCGTCTCCTCCACGCCGTCCATCCCACAAGG AGCCTGAGAGTCCTTTCGGAAACGTTAGTTACTCGGTCGAAGAAGACGGGGCCCTGATCAGTTGGGAGTACGAGGGCCCGGAGAAAAACTTTTATGTAGAATACATAGTGGAAAACA GTGATGGTGAAGAGGAGTGGCAGAAAGAGCCCGTGAACGGCTCTCAGAACGTTATGCTGAAAGGCTTAAAGGGGGGCCTGTCCTATAAGGTGCGTTTGGTGGCCAAGGGGCACCGCGACCAGCCGCTCCACTGCTCCAAGGAGCTGGTGGTCAAGGTCCCAG CTGTGGCGAGCAGGCAGGTGGACATCGCCACTCAGGGATGGTTCATTGGCCTCATGTGTGCCATTGCTCTGCTCATCCTGATCCTTCTCATTATTTGCTTCATCCAGAGAAATAAAGGAGGGAAATACCCTG TCAAAGAGAAGgaggatgcacacacagacccagAGTTCCAGCCCATGAAAGACGATGACTGTCCTTTTGGGGAATACAG
- the LOC125014609 gene encoding neuronal cell adhesion molecule-like isoform X11 has translation MMERRRMEAALLVLFLGHLTTALEVPLDLLQELPQPPTITHQSPKDYIIDPRENIIIHCEAKGKPHPSFSWTRDGTHFDIDEDPNVSMRLHSGTLVVDISREKVDHYEGVYQCTARNKHGTAISNDIVVRQSRSPLWSKEEIKPIVVQEGVSLVLQCRPPAGLPPPIIFWMDNNFQKLPQSKRVSQSLNGDLYFSNVHREDSRNDYICYARFPHTQTIQQKQPITVRVLNMDAINDTVAAFYNDTDLFSEAPTEERKPTFLIPSGTSSSKMVLRGRVLEMECIAEGLPTPEISWTKMSGDLPAKRTSFLHYNKTLRILNVSESDAGDYRCTARNHHGRVHHTIHVTVKAAPYWISGAPKNLVLAPGEDGALTCRASGTPKPSITWFMNGIPIENSPVDPSRQVYDDSIIFSNIQSGSSAVYQCNVSNDYGYLLSNAFVNVLSEPPRVLTPANKVYQVIRNHQALMDCSSFGSPIPNVTWFKDTQSSTLDGDPYILHDNGTLEIRIAQHQNTGKYTCVARNSLGISKNHIVLEVKEPTRILKQPEYRRVQRGTSVVFECTVNHDPSLTPTMTWLKDDGELPDDERFTVGSDSLTITDVTESDEGEYKCIMNTTLDHDSASATLTVVAVFHERPEPPTDLELTDQKKRSVQLTWIPGDEHNSPIQKFLIQYEDSLHHQGHWHNLTEVPGTKTTAHLKLSPYAHYTFRVLALNAVGFSRPSLASRMYKTEPAAPDENPTGVHGFGTQHDNLVISWKPLSGLQSNGPGLRYKVMWRQKVVGSSWNDATVANISKFVVSGTPTFSQYELKVQAVNDFGEGPEPAVVHGYSGEDLPIAAPENVQGIALNSSLAEVHWDPVPPHLIRGHLKGYKVYYWRNHNLHKHNPVILSFSGNHTHGMLPGLHPFSHYSFHVRVCNGKGEGPASKDQQFKTPEGVPGLPTSLTVTDTNLDSLTLEWTPPHEHNGHITGYTLKYQPVNNSYELGPAEELALAANETSVTLTNLKYSTRYKFYLNAKTLTGPGPAISQEAVTIMDEAVASRQVDIATQGWFIGLMCAIALLILILLIICFIQRNKGGKYPVKEKEDAHTDPEFQPMKDDDCPFGEYSDNEDHKPLKGSRTPSNGTVKRDDSDDSLVDYGEGGDGQFNEDGSFIGQYSGKSTSRDTAGGHESSEAPSPINAMNSLNSFV, from the exons atgatggagaggaggaggatggaagcGGCGCTGCTCGTGCTGTTCCTGGGACACCTCACCACTGCGCTGGAGGTCCCACTAGACC TTCTGCAAGAAC TGCCGCAGCCGCCGACCATAACTCACCAGTCCCCTAAGGATTATATCATCGACCCACGAGAGAACATTATAATCCACTGTGAAGCGAAGGGGAAGCCACACCCCAG TTTCTCCTGGACGAGAGACGGGACCCACTTTGACATCGACGAGGACCCCAACGTGAGCATGAGGCTCCACTCCGGGACCCTGGTGGTGGATATCAGCCGAGAGAAGGTGGACCATTACGAGGGGGTTTATCAGTGCACAGCCAGGAACAAACATGGAACGGCTATCTCCAACGATATAGTCGTACGACAGTCCA GATCTCCCTTGTGGTCGAAGGAGGAAATCAAGCCAATCGTGGTTCAGGAGGGCGTGTCCTTGGTGCTGCAGTGTCGACCCCCTGctggcctccctcctcccatcATCTTCTGGATGGACAATA ACTTTCAGAAGCTGCCTCAGAGCAAGAGGGTGTCCCAGTCCCTGAACGGTGATCTATACTTCTCTAACGTCCACCGTGAAGACTCCAGGAACGACTACATCTGCTACGCCCGCTTCCCACACACGCAAACCATCCAGCAGAAACAACCCATCACCGTCAGGGTCCTCAACA TGGATGCAATCAATGACACAGTGGCAGCTTTTTACAatgacactgatttatttagtg AAGCCCCAACGGAAGAGAGGAAGCCAACCTTCCTCATTCCATCTGGCACCTCCAGCTCCAAGATGGTGTTGAGAGGACGCGTACTGGAGATGGAGTGCATCGCCGAAGGACT GCCCACCCCTGAAATCTCCTGGACCAAAATGAGCGGGGACCTCCCGGCCAAGCGCACATCCTTCCTGCACTACAACAAGACTCTACGCATCCTGAACGTCTCAGAATCGGACGCGGGAGATTACCGCTGCACGGCCAGGAACCACCACGGCCGAGTGCACCACACCATCCACGTCACGGTCAAAG CCGCCCCTTATTGGATCAGTGGCGCTCCCAAGAATCTTGTTCTGGCTCCAGGAGAGGACGGTGCGCTGACCTGCAGGGCCAGTGGTACACCCAAACCCTCCATCACCTGGTTTATGAATGGCATCCCCATAGAGA ATTCTCCAGTGGATCCAAGCAGACAGGTTTATGACGACTCCATCATCTTCTCCAATATACAGTCCGGCTCCAGCGCCGTGTACCAGTGTAATGTCTCTAATGACTATGGCTACCTCTTGTCCAACGCCTTTGTCAACGTCCTCT CGGAGCCGCCCAGAGTGCTGACGCCAGCCAACAAAGTCTACCAGGTCATCAGAAATCACCAGGCCTTGATGGACTGCTCTTCCTTTGGCTCACCCATCCCGAATGTTACGTG GTTTAAGGACACTCAGTCCAGTACCCTGGATGGAGACCCTTACATCCTGCACGACAACGGGACTTTAGAGATTCGCATTGCTCAACACCAAAATACTGGCAAATACACCTGTGTGGCCAGAAACAGCCTCGGTATTTCTAAGAATCACATCGTTCTCGAGGTCAAAG AGCCCACCCGGATCCTGAAGCAGCCAGAGTACAGGAGGGTCCAGAGGGGCACGTCTGTGGTATTCGAGTGCACGGTGAATCACGACCCCTCGCTCACCCCCACCATGACCTGGCTCAAAGACGACGGGGAGCTGCCAGACGACGAGAG GTTCACTGTGGGCTCCGACAGCCTCACCATCACTGATGTGACTGAGAGTGATGAGGGGGAGTACAAATGCATCATGAACACCACTCTGGACCATGATTCAGCCAGCGCCACCCTCACTGTTGTCG CTGTTTTCCACG AGCGTCCTGAGCCCCCAACTGACCTAGAACTGACAGACCAGAAAAAGAGGAGTGTTCAGCTCACTTGGATCCCTGGAGATGAGCATAACAGCCCTATtcaga aatTTCTGATCCAGTATGAAGACTCGCTGCATCATCAAGGTCACTGGCATAACCTTACAGAGGTGCCTGGAACCAAGACGACAGCTCACCTCAAACTGTCGCCCTACGCTCACTACACCTTCAGAGTCCTGGCTCTTAACGCTGTGGGGTTCAGTCGCCCCAGCTTAGCCTCCAGGATGTACAAGACAGAGCCTGCAG CTCCAGACGAGAACCCGACGGGCGTGCATGGGTTTGGAACACAGCACGACAATCTCGTGATCTCCTGGAAG CCTCTGTCTGGCCTCCAGTCCAACGGTCCGGGGCTGCGCTATAAAGTGATGTGGAGGCAGAAGGTGGTGGGCAGTAGTTGGAACGACGCAACAGTGGCCAACATCTCCAAGTTTGTTGTGTCTGGAACGCCCACGTTTTCCCAATACGAGCTAAAAGTTCAGGCTGTGAACGACTTTGGAGAGGGACCCGAGCCCGCTGTTGTCCACGGCTACTCGGGGGAGGACC TGCCAATAGCGGCTCCGGAAAACGTGCAGGGCATCGCGTTAAACAGCTCTCTGGCAGAGGTACACTGGGATCCCGTGCCCCCTCATTTAATACGAGGACACCTCAAAGGATATAAG GTGTATTACTGGAGGAACCACAACCTCCACAAGCACAACCCCGTCATCCTGAGCTTCAGCGGGAACCACACCCACGGCATGCTGCCTGGCCTGCACCCCTTCAGTCACTACTCGTTCCACGTCAGGGTCTGTAACGGCAAGGGAGAGGGTCCCGCGAGCAAAGACCAGCAGTTTAAGACGCCCGAGGGAG TCCCGGGGCTTCCTACATCTCTGACGGTCACAGATACTAACCTGGACTCCCTGACCCTTGAGTGGACTCCTCCTCATGAGCACAATGGACACATCACTGGCTACACCCTCAAGTATCAGCCAG TCAATAACTCCTATGAACTGGGCCCAGCGGAGGAGCTGGCCCTGGCTGCCAATGAGACCTCAGTCACTTTGACCAACCTCAAGTACAGCACACGCTAcaagttttatttgaatgcGAAAACACTCACTGGACCAGGCCCAGCCATTTCTCAGGAAGCTGTCACCATCATGGATGAAG CTGTGGCGAGCAGGCAGGTGGACATCGCCACTCAGGGATGGTTCATTGGCCTCATGTGTGCCATTGCTCTGCTCATCCTGATCCTTCTCATTATTTGCTTCATCCAGAGAAATAAAGGAGGGAAATACCCTG TCAAAGAGAAGgaggatgcacacacagacccagAGTTCCAGCCCATGAAAGACGATGACTGTCCTTTTGGGGAATACAG